Genomic segment of Catenibacterium mitsuokai:
GAAGAAACAAGAAGTGTACAGGTAGGCAATTTAACTATCGGTGGTAATAATCATGTAGTGATTCAGTCTATGTGTAATACAAAGACTAAGGATGTAGAAGCAACTATTAAACAGATCAATGCATTACAACAGGCAGGCTGTGAACTTGTAAGAGTGGCTGTATTTGATAAAGAAGATGCTTATGCAATTAAAGAGATTAAGAAAGGGATTCATATTCCTTTAGTGGCTGATATTCATTTTGATTATAAGCTCGCTCTTATTGCCATAGAATCTGGTATCGATAAGGTACGTATTAATCCTGGTAATATTGGTTCTATCGAAAAGGTAAAAGCAGTTGTAGATGCATGTAAAAAAAAGCATATCCCTATTAGAATTGGGGTTAATGGTGGCTCTTTAGAAAAAGATATTCTAGAGAAATATGGAGAACCTACACCTGAAGGTATGGTTGAATCCGCAATGAAGCATGTAAAAATTCTAGAGGATCTAGATTTCCATGATATCGTTATTTCATTAAAGTCTTCTAATACAATGTTGACTATTAAAGCATATGAATTAGCATCTAAAACATTCCCTTACCCTTTGCATGTAGGTG
This window contains:
- the ispG gene encoding flavodoxin-dependent (E)-4-hydroxy-3-methylbut-2-enyl-diphosphate synthase, coding for MLREETRSVQVGNLTIGGNNHVVIQSMCNTKTKDVEATIKQINALQQAGCELVRVAVFDKEDAYAIKEIKKGIHIPLVADIHFDYKLALIAIESGIDKVRINPGNIGSIEKVKAVVDACKKKHIPIRIGVNGGSLEKDILEKYGEPTPEGMVESAMKHVKILEDLDFHDIVISLKSSNTMLTIKAYELASKTFPYPLHVGVTEAGTALGGTIKSSLGIGTLLYEGIGNTIRVSLSDDPVEEIKVAKILLKELGLLKGVPTLVSCPTCGRIQYDLIPIAKEMEDFLKDIHLDITVAIMGCAVNGPGEARHADIGIAGGVGEGLLIKHGEIVKRVKQEDMVQTLKDEILKMVEEKSE